AAGGGCGTCGAGAGCGCGTGGTCGTCACTGTCGGGCCAGGACCGGCTCGACGTGTCGTCCGCGCCCTGAGCCGTCCGTATGCCGGGCGCGGCATCCGGTCTACGTCTTGAGCGAGAGCAGTCGCTCGGTGTCGCCGAACACCTCGAGCCCGGCGACCTCGGCCACCCCCTCGAGCAGGGTCCGGCCGTCCGGGTCGCGGTGCCGGAACACGACGGTGGTGTCGAGGGTCTCCTCCACGCGCTGATGCATCGCGGTGCGCAGCGGGGCGTGCAGCAGTCCTCCCCGCGTGCGCTCGGCGTCGAGGTCGAGGGTGCCGTCGGGCCCCTCGACGGTCCAGCGCACGTGCGTGTCGGTGATCTGCAGTCGCCGCTCGCGCGAGCGGTTGTACGTCGTCCACTTGTGGAGCCGTCCGCTGTGGCGGAAGCCGATGATCGAGCCGCGGAACGACGACCCGAGCCACGGGATGATGGCCACGGACGCGATGAGCGACGCGTCGGTGCCGTCGCCGACCGCCGCGTCGATGTGGTTGCTCGCGAGCCACACATACCCGGATGGGAATGCCTCGCCCCAGTCCTTCTCGATGTAGCCGCGACCGTCGTCGAACGAGGTCGGCGTTCCTTCGATCTCGACCGCGCCGCTCAGCCCGTGGCCGAACGACACGATGCCGTGGAAGCACTCCATGAACGGCACCAGTCCGTACCAGCCCATGATGCCGGGCTCGCGCAGCGTCACGGGCCACGGCTCGAACGGCGTCGTGACCTCGACCCGCCCTCGCAGCTGCGGGACGTCGAGCGTGAAGCCGGACGCGTCGAAGGTGTTCGGCCCGATTGAGACCTCGAACCGGTCGTCGCGGGCACGGAAGTCGTCAGCGGGGAACCGGTGGTACCAGGATCGCCCCGTCAGGCCGTCGAGCACCTGCACGAACGCCTCGTCGTCGAGCGTGCCGGCCGCGTCCAGGCCCTTGAAGATCCCCGGGATCACGGCCCAGCGCTGGGAGCGGTCGGCGCTGATGAGCTTGACGTACCAGCCCTCGAAGAATCCCTTGCGGATGCCGTGCCCGTGGAAGGCCTCCGGGTGCCGGACGCCGCGCAGCCATGCCGCCGGGGATCGCATGGTGCCCACTGTAGGGGGTTCGCGGCGGCGCGGTGCCGCGTGGTCCGCACCGCCGCGAGCCGGCCGGGTGCCGCGGCTGTCGCGGCTCCCGGCCGGTGACTCACATCATGTTGCGGTCGGCGAGGAACTCCTGCGGGGGAACGCTCACGAACGCCGAACCGCTCTCATCGAGCGACGCGGCGAGCTTGTTGAGCTTCGGCACCGAGCTGCTCGCGCCGCTCCAGTGGCCGGTGACCACACGCTCTTCGAGCACGACGATGCCCGCGGCGATCTCGGCGGGCGTGAAGGCGCAGTGGCCGTCGCGCTCGACGAACATCTGGCGCAGCAGAGCCGCGTCTCCCTGACCGCGCACGTCTTCGGCGTACTCCTCCTCGACCTGGACGGGCGCGAGGATGTCGATCGTGGTGTGCAGGCTCAGCACGGGCATCTGAAGGTCGCCGGTCAGCCCGGAGTGACCGAACAGCGTCTCGACCGATCCCGGGTCCGCCTCGATGTCGGCCGTCTCGGTGAGCAGCTCGAGGTCGGCCTTCAGGTCGAGGCCCGCCTGCTTGTAGAGCTTCTCGACGAGCTTGCGGTCTTCGGAGGACTGGAACAGCTTGGCGTAGTCCACGCCGGTATTCCAGGTGCCGTTGCCGCCCGCGGCGGTCTCGATGTCGTACCGCCCGGCGGTGACGAAACCGATCGTCGTCTGGAGGAGCCCGTACATCGACTCCTGCCACTCCTGCAGGCTCCCGGAGTCGTCGCCCGGCAGGTGGAACAGGGCCGCGGCGAGCGCGTTGCGCGCCTGTCCCTCGGGGGTCGCCTGTGCCGCGCCCACCGCACCGAGCAGAGCGCCGGTCGCTGCGAACGCCGAGCCGAGGCCGGTCACGCCGTATCCCTCGATCTGGATGTCGTGCTCCGGGTCGAGCAGCTGGTTGATGGCGTGCGCCGCGTCGAGCTGGTAGTTGTTCAGGTCGACGCCGCCCTCCATGAGTCCGCACGTCGGGAGCGCGCCCTCGATGACGTCTCCGGCGGTCTCGGCGATCCGCCCGGTCACGAGCCCGCCCATCGAGGTGCCGTAGGCGAGGATGTGCTCCGGCTCGACGCCGCTGACATCGAGTGCCGCGTCGAGCGAGCCGAGCTGGTCGTCGACCGCCGTCGGCAGAGCCCAGCCTCGCCCTGCGTAGCCCGAACCGACGAGCGCGTAGCCCATGTCGAGGAGCAGATCCCCGGTGCCGTCGTTCGGCGCGATCTGCGCGGGGTTGGCACTGCCCGCGAACGACGGCCGGTAGCCGTGGCTGTACAGCAGCACCGTTCCGTTCCAGTCGTCCGGGACGACGAAGCTCCACTCGGCGCCGCTGGCCAGGGTTCCGGTGTACTCGGTCTCTGCGGCTGCCGCCGGCGACGCGGGAAGCGCCACCGCCAGAAGCGCTCCCGCCGCGATGGCGGCCCCTGCGGCCTTCAGTCGTGTGCGCCCTCGTGCGGGCGCGGTGGTGTCGGGCATGCGAACTCCTTCGTTCGAACGGACCATCTGGTTAATTAATTATCAACTAACTTGATGATTGATCAAGAGTCCGTGCCCAATTCGCTGAGCGCTCGCCGTCCTTCCGTCAGCCATACCGCCAGCCCCGCCCGCTCGTCCGGAGACAGCTGCCCGAACGCCGCCTCCTCGATGCGCGAGACGTCCGCGCGGCATTCGCCCAGGAACGCATGCGCCCGCTCGGTGACCGAGATGACCAGCCGCCGCCGATTGGCCGGGTCGCGGTGACGCTCGATGAAGCCCGCCTCCTCGAGAGCGCGTACGACTCCCTCCATCGCCTGAGGCGTGACGAAGGAGAGGCGCGCGAGCTGCGCCGCGCTGAGCTCCGGATGCTGCTCCAGCACCGTGAGCGCGGTGTATTGCGGCACCGTGATGCTGTGCTGCCTCAGCACACCGTCCAGCCGCGCGCGGATCCCCATCTCGAGCTGCTTGACGAGGTAGATCAGGCGCGGGCCGTCGGCATCCGCGCGATCGGATTCATCCCCCATGGCGACACCCTATGGCGCGGGTGGCGCCGGGCGCACACCGGCAGCCGGGGGGTCAGCCGTGGTGCTGCGTCGCGTGCTCGTGGGACGAGTGGTTCTGGCCGGCGTGGTCGTGATCGCATTCGCACCCGTCGTGCGCCAGGGCCAGGTGGTGATGATCCGTCGCGGGCGTATCGGCGTGCGTCGTGTCGAGACGGCAGAAGCACGACGCTTCGATGGGCACGTCCGCGAGAGCCTTCGCCATGGTCAGCTGCCCGCCGATGATCCGGGCCTCGCCATGACGCCCCAGCCGGCGCAGGCACTCGTGGTACCCGTGCAGGCTCCACACGTTGGCGGGATGCTGGCGGGCTCGGGGGATGGTCCCGTCGACGCCGAGATCCGCCTCGTACACGCTGCACGCCTCTTCGACGCGTCCCTGCTCCAGCAGCAGAGCACCGTACGCGTGGCGTGTCGGCTGCATCCAGCCCCACGGCTCGTCGTACAGCAGAGTGTCGTCGAGGTCGATCGACCGGCGCAGATGCTCGAACGCCTCCTCCACGTCGCCGCGGCGATACGCCAGTTCGCCGGCGAGCATGGCGCCTGCGACCTTCAGCACATCGCTGCACGAGTTGTTGAAGAGCATGTGCTCCTCGGGCACGTCCGCCGACGCCGCCTCGAACAGGCGCTGCTCCGCTTCGGCGCGCGCGATATCGCCCGTCGCCGCCGCCGCGACCCCGCGGCCGTAGTAGGTGAGGGCGGTGGTCATGCTGTACAGCGCAGTGTCCGTCGGCACCGCCAGTGCCAGCAGCTCGTCCCACAGGCCGAAGCGCACCAGCACGTGCACGCGCATCCCCACGAATGCCTCGAGCCACTCCGCCATGGGCGGCGACGGCACGCGCAGCAGGTCCTCGGGGATCGACTCCTCGAGCCGCGCGACCGTCTCGAGCGCGATGCGCGACTGCCCGAGGAAGAGGGCCCCGTAGACCGCGAAGTGGTAGTTGTGCGCGCGATAGAGCGTGTAGAACTCCATCATCCCGCGCTCGGCGACGTACTTCTCGTCGGCGCGGATCGCATCCAGGTTTCCGGCCACCACGCGCCGGTAGTCGCCGCACAGCACGTCCAGGTGCGTCGGCATGTGCTCGAGGTGACCCGAGTCGGGTACGAGTCCGCGCAGGCGGTCGGCGATCGGCACGGCCTGCTCGGGCGTGGTCGACATCTCCATCAGGTGGATGTAGAGGTGCAGCACGCCGGGATGGTCCTCGCCCCCGAGGTCCGCGAGTGCGTGGTCGAGGACGGCGCGCGCCTCGATCGCGCGCGAGCCGGGCGCCGGATCTCCGGTGACGATGTCCCACAGCTGCCACGGAGTGAGATTCATGAGCGCATCCGCATAGAGCGTCGCCACATCGACGTCGTCCGGGTGTGCGTGGTAGACCGCGCTCATCGCGTCGGCGTACAGAGGGTCCCAGATCGAGCAGTCCTCGGCCGGCACACCGTCGGGATAACGGGCACGGAGCGCGGCGGCGAGGGCCTGCTCGACCGGCGTCGCGTTCGCGGCGAGCTCGACGGCGCGTTCCACGGCGTCGTGGGTCCGCCGCACGCTCGACCGCAGGTCGTCCTCGTCGAACGCCTCCCACGGCTTGTTGTAGTTCGGCCCGAGCGCATAGGCGATCCCCCACCACGCCATGGCGCATTCGGGATCGAGTTCGGCGCACCTCTCGAAGCAGCGCACGGCCTCCTCGTGGTTGAACCCGTAGGTCCAGTTCAGGCCGCGGTCGAACCACACCTGGGCCTCGGGCGACGCGGTCGTCACCGCCCGTGAATATCTCCCCAGGTCGAAGGGGTAATCCTCATCCGGCGTCGTCACGCTCCCTGGCCTACCAGCCGCGCGCAGGCCGATCAAGGGTCCGCGTCCGCTCGAGCCGGATGCGGGGAAGAATGGGAGACGTGACGCGTGACGCCGACGGCTCGAACCACCCCGCCCTCCTGTATGTCGAGGACGACGCCGAGATCGCCGAGATGACGATCGAGGTGCTGTCGGACGTCTACCGGGTCGACCACGCCGTCGACGGGCGTGCCGCCCTCGACCTCGCGCTGCACAACCGCTACGACGCGATGGTCGTCGACCGCCGGCTTCCCGGCATGGACGGTGCGGAGTTCATCGAGAAGGTCCGCACGGCGCGCATCACGACACCCGTGCTCATGCTCACCGCCCTCGGCTCCGTCGCAGATCGCGTGAGCGGGCTGGATGCCGGCGCGAACGACTACCTCGTCAAGCCGTTCGACTACGACGAGCTGCTGGCGCGGCTGCGTGCGCTGCGACGCGGGTTCGCGGCCACCGGGCGCCGCCGGGTCCTCGGCGCGTGGGTCTTCACGCCCGACTCGCTGGCGCTGTACAGCCCGTCCGAGGCGCGCGTGGCGCTGACGGCGACCGAGGCGGCCCTGCTCGAACTCCTCTCGGCCAGTCCCGAGCACGTGTTCGGCCGCGACGAGATCCTGAGCGCGGTGTTCGCCGCGGGCGACGCACCGGGATCGGTCGACACCTACGTCCACTACATCCGGCGCAAGTCCACACCCGAGATCATCGAGACGGTGCGCGGCCGCGGCTACCGCGTGGGAGCGCCGACATGAGCGACATCGACGACCGGCGCCGCGTGCGCGCGGCGGCGCTCCGGGTCGGCCTGTGGGTGGGCGCGGCATCCGCGCTCATCATCGCGGCGGGCGTCGGCATCCTCGTCGCGGTGATCCTGGTGCGCGCGCGACCCGAGCGCGAGTACGAGTACGAGTCGGATGACCACCACGGAGGCGGCGTCAGCGGCGGCGAGATCGTCGTGGACGTCGATCGCATCCTGCCCTGGGTCATCGTCCTGGGCGTCCTCGGCGTCCTGCTGCTGACCGTTGTCGCGTGGCTCGCGGCGCGGCGGTCGGTGCATCCGCTCGCCGAGGCCCTGCGCAGCCAGCGGGCGTTCGTGTCGGACGCCAGCCACGAGCTGCGCACGCCGCTGACGGCTCTCAACAGCCGCATCCAGATCGTGCAGCGACGCTACGAGCGGGGCGATCCGATCGACGACGCGCTCGGCGACCTGCGCCGCAACGCGAACGCGATGGACGACGTGCTCACCGATCTGCTGCTGACGGCCGAATCGGATGCCGCCGGCGACGGGGCGACGGCGGATGCCGCGGCCTGCGCCCGCGATGCGGCGGAGTCGCTGGCGCCCGTCGCGGCCGAGCATGCGGTCTCGATCGTGGTCGACGCCCCGCACGCCGCGCGTGCCGCGATGGCCGCTGTCACCCTCACCCGGCTGTGCATCGCCCTCGTCGACAACGCCGTGCAGCATTCGCCCGAGGGCGCGACGGTGCGCGTGCGCGTCGACGCGTCCGAGACGGATGTCGGCGTGCGGGTGATCGACCAGGGCCCCGGCATCGCGGATGCCGACCGTGAGCGGATCTTCGAGCGGTTCGCCCGGTCGGGCGAGACGGGGCGCCGTCGCGGGTTCGGGCTGGGACTGGCCCTGGTCCGCGACGTGGCTGCCCGGCACGGCGGGGCCGTGAGCGTCGAGGACACGTCTCCGTCGGGTTCGACGTTCCTGCTCGAGGTCCCTGCGGCGTCTGCTACGCGGGGACGCCGACGCTCGCGGGCTGGACGCTGACCGGAGTCGCACCGGTCCACCGGCGCACGCGCCCGGCGCCGTCCAGGAGGATGCCCATGCGCGTGTCGGCGCCGGCGAGCCACGACAGGTCGTCGAACCCGGCGACCGCGGCCGCGGTCGCCCACACGTCGGCGGCGGCGAGGCCGTCGCCGACGACCGTCGCCGACACCACGTGGTCGACCGGTTCTCCTGTGCGCGGATCGATGATGTGCCGGCCGCGCTCGGCGGAGCCGCTCGTCGCGACGGCCCCGTTGCGCACGTCGACGGTGGCGACGACCTCGCCCGGCCGGCCGGGATCGGCGATGCCGACATGCCACACCCAGTCGGAGTCGTCGGCGGTGAACAGCTGTATGTCCCCGCCGGCGTTGATCCCGGCGGCGATCACTCCCGGCTGGAGCACGAGCGGCGCGAGGTGCCGGACCGCGGCCCTCTCCACCGCCCATCCCTTGACGTAGCCGGTCGGGTCGAAGCCTCCGCGCCAGCGGGCGGAGAACCGTCCCTGCGTCGACTCCTCCCACTGCGAGCACGCCGCCGCCACCTCGGCGACGTCCGGCGCGGCCTGTTCGATCGTGAGCTCGCCGCGGCGGATCCGCGAGATGTCGGAGTCCTCGCGGTAGGGCGAGAACACGCGGTCGGCTTCCCGGAGCTCGGCGAAGCAGGCCTCCATCGCAGGCCGCGCGTCGACGTCGGCGCCGGGAGCGGTCAGCGCATGGATGCTGACGGCGGTGCCCATGATGTGGCGGACCTCGACCTGCCGCCCGGGTGCGGCGCCCATCACTGCTGCGCCTGGTCGATCGCGCTCTGCAGCGACTGGATGTATCCCTGGCTGGTGTAGGTGGCGCCCGAGACCATGCTGATCGACGACGACTGAGCGCTGATGGTCTCGTCGACCAGGATCGGCAGCGCGTACGAGTTGATCTGGACGTCGTGGTGATCGTGCGACGGGTACTGCGGCACGTCGACCGATGTGATCTCTCCGCCCGAGACCGTGATCGCCACCTGGACGGCGCCGTACCGGGTGTTCGCGGCGTCGCCGGTGTAGGTCCCGTCCGCGAGGCTCGACGAGCTCGTGGACGAGGACGACGATGACGACGACGAGCTCGAGCCGGAAGAGGTGGAGCCCGAGCTCGCCGACGAGTCGTCCTCGTCGTCTTCGCCGTCCTCGTCGTCCTCGTATTCGTCCTCGTCGTCGTCGCTCGACGAGTCGGACGCGCTGGAATCGGTGTCCGAGGTCGTGCTGTCGGCGCTCGTCGTGTCACTGCTGATCGTCGCCGCGGAGGTGTCGACGACCGACTCGTTCCACGACGTCTTGTAGCTGAACAGCAGGACGAGACCGCTGAGGGTCGCCAGCACGCTGTAGATGATCTTCTTCATGATGACTCCTGGGGCTAGACGGCGAACGCTTCGCTGTGGATGCGGGTGGAGGAGACGCCGGCGGCGCGCAGGTCGCGCTTGACCTCGTCCATCCAGGGGACCGGCCCGCACAGGTAGACGTCGTAGGCGCTGAGGTCGGGAGCGAGACTGCGGATCACATCACGCCCGTTCGCGCTGACCCCGGCGGGAAGCCACGCGGATCCGGTACGCGAGCGCGGGCCGTTGAGCGTGAAGTGGCGCACGCCGCGCTGGGAGACGAGACGGGCGATGGCATCGAGGCGGAGCGCCTCGGCATCCGAGTGATCACGCGTCAGCAGCGTGGCGGCGCCGGGCGCGAACGCGGCGCCCTCGAGGATCGACACGAGCGGCGCGACGCCCGCTCCCGCACCGATCATGAGGAGCTTGGTGCCGCTGCGCGCGGACTCGGTCATGTGCCCGTAGGGCCCCTCGAACATCACGCGTGTGCCGGGCTTGAGCGTCGTCATGCGGCGGGTGCCGTCGCCGACGATGCGTGCCGAGATCGTGAGTTCGCTCGCCGTCGGCGCCGCGGCGAGGGAGAGCGGGTGGCCGCGTGTCCAGCCGGCTCCGTCGAGGAAGCGCCACACGAAGAACTGTCCGGCCTCGGCCCGCAGCCGCGACACATCGCGGCCGGTCATGCGGACCTCGACGCCGTTGCTGCCGTCACGGCGGACGCTTGAGACGCGGAGGCCCTGACGCCACGACCGCCATGCGGGGATGCCCAGCCGCCAGATGAGGACGGCGGCGGCGGTGACCGCCCACAGCGACCACCAGTACGCGGTTGCGACCGGGGATGTCAGGAAGTCCGCGCCC
This region of Microbacterium thalassium genomic DNA includes:
- a CDS encoding tocopherol cyclase family protein, with amino-acid sequence MRSPAAWLRGVRHPEAFHGHGIRKGFFEGWYVKLISADRSQRWAVIPGIFKGLDAAGTLDDEAFVQVLDGLTGRSWYHRFPADDFRARDDRFEVSIGPNTFDASGFTLDVPQLRGRVEVTTPFEPWPVTLREPGIMGWYGLVPFMECFHGIVSFGHGLSGAVEIEGTPTSFDDGRGYIEKDWGEAFPSGYVWLASNHIDAAVGDGTDASLIASVAIIPWLGSSFRGSIIGFRHSGRLHKWTTYNRSRERRLQITDTHVRWTVEGPDGTLDLDAERTRGGLLHAPLRTAMHQRVEETLDTTVVFRHRDPDGRTLLEGVAEVAGLEVFGDTERLLSLKT
- a CDS encoding alpha/beta hydrolase family protein codes for the protein MPDTTAPARGRTRLKAAGAAIAAGALLAVALPASPAAAAETEYTGTLASGAEWSFVVPDDWNGTVLLYSHGYRPSFAGSANPAQIAPNDGTGDLLLDMGYALVGSGYAGRGWALPTAVDDQLGSLDAALDVSGVEPEHILAYGTSMGGLVTGRIAETAGDVIEGALPTCGLMEGGVDLNNYQLDAAHAINQLLDPEHDIQIEGYGVTGLGSAFAATGALLGAVGAAQATPEGQARNALAAALFHLPGDDSGSLQEWQESMYGLLQTTIGFVTAGRYDIETAAGGNGTWNTGVDYAKLFQSSEDRKLVEKLYKQAGLDLKADLELLTETADIEADPGSVETLFGHSGLTGDLQMPVLSLHTTIDILAPVQVEEEYAEDVRGQGDAALLRQMFVERDGHCAFTPAEIAAGIVVLEERVVTGHWSGASSSVPKLNKLAASLDESGSAFVSVPPQEFLADRNMM
- a CDS encoding MarR family winged helix-turn-helix transcriptional regulator, translated to MGDESDRADADGPRLIYLVKQLEMGIRARLDGVLRQHSITVPQYTALTVLEQHPELSAAQLARLSFVTPQAMEGVVRALEEAGFIERHRDPANRRRLVISVTERAHAFLGECRADVSRIEEAAFGQLSPDERAGLAVWLTEGRRALSELGTDS
- a CDS encoding tetratricopeptide repeat protein; protein product: MTTASPEAQVWFDRGLNWTYGFNHEEAVRCFERCAELDPECAMAWWGIAYALGPNYNKPWEAFDEDDLRSSVRRTHDAVERAVELAANATPVEQALAAALRARYPDGVPAEDCSIWDPLYADAMSAVYHAHPDDVDVATLYADALMNLTPWQLWDIVTGDPAPGSRAIEARAVLDHALADLGGEDHPGVLHLYIHLMEMSTTPEQAVPIADRLRGLVPDSGHLEHMPTHLDVLCGDYRRVVAGNLDAIRADEKYVAERGMMEFYTLYRAHNYHFAVYGALFLGQSRIALETVARLEESIPEDLLRVPSPPMAEWLEAFVGMRVHVLVRFGLWDELLALAVPTDTALYSMTTALTYYGRGVAAAATGDIARAEAEQRLFEAASADVPEEHMLFNNSCSDVLKVAGAMLAGELAYRRGDVEEAFEHLRRSIDLDDTLLYDEPWGWMQPTRHAYGALLLEQGRVEEACSVYEADLGVDGTIPRARQHPANVWSLHGYHECLRRLGRHGEARIIGGQLTMAKALADVPIEASCFCRLDTTHADTPATDHHHLALAHDGCECDHDHAGQNHSSHEHATQHHG
- a CDS encoding response regulator transcription factor yields the protein MGDVTRDADGSNHPALLYVEDDAEIAEMTIEVLSDVYRVDHAVDGRAALDLALHNRYDAMVVDRRLPGMDGAEFIEKVRTARITTPVLMLTALGSVADRVSGLDAGANDYLVKPFDYDELLARLRALRRGFAATGRRRVLGAWVFTPDSLALYSPSEARVALTATEAALLELLSASPEHVFGRDEILSAVFAAGDAPGSVDTYVHYIRRKSTPEIIETVRGRGYRVGAPT
- a CDS encoding sensor histidine kinase; amino-acid sequence: MSDIDDRRRVRAAALRVGLWVGAASALIIAAGVGILVAVILVRARPEREYEYESDDHHGGGVSGGEIVVDVDRILPWVIVLGVLGVLLLTVVAWLAARRSVHPLAEALRSQRAFVSDASHELRTPLTALNSRIQIVQRRYERGDPIDDALGDLRRNANAMDDVLTDLLLTAESDAAGDGATADAAACARDAAESLAPVAAEHAVSIVVDAPHAARAAMAAVTLTRLCIALVDNAVQHSPEGATVRVRVDASETDVGVRVIDQGPGIADADRERIFERFARSGETGRRRGFGLGLALVRDVAARHGGAVSVEDTSPSGSTFLLEVPAASATRGRRRSRAGR
- a CDS encoding FAD:protein FMN transferase, whose translation is MGAAPGRQVEVRHIMGTAVSIHALTAPGADVDARPAMEACFAELREADRVFSPYREDSDISRIRRGELTIEQAAPDVAEVAAACSQWEESTQGRFSARWRGGFDPTGYVKGWAVERAAVRHLAPLVLQPGVIAAGINAGGDIQLFTADDSDWVWHVGIADPGRPGEVVATVDVRNGAVATSGSAERGRHIIDPRTGEPVDHVVSATVVGDGLAAADVWATAAAVAGFDDLSWLAGADTRMGILLDGAGRVRRWTGATPVSVQPASVGVPA
- a CDS encoding FMN-binding protein is translated as MKKIIYSVLATLSGLVLLFSYKTSWNESVVDTSAATISSDTTSADSTTSDTDSSASDSSSDDDEDEYEDDEDGEDDEDDSSASSGSTSSGSSSSSSSSSSSTSSSSLADGTYTGDAANTRYGAVQVAITVSGGEITSVDVPQYPSHDHHDVQINSYALPILVDETISAQSSSISMVSGATYTSQGYIQSLQSAIDQAQQ
- a CDS encoding ferric reductase-like transmembrane domain-containing protein translates to MATLTSPRIAAPAPRTAPAAPPFPVGRRSSRSRAVWNAVAVTVIWLTSLVVVALWVSGGAVQDLFAGGAAMLNTLGRITGLVSANLLLYQVLLMARIPLFERGFGRDGITRMHRLVGFWSFWLLVAHIALLVAGYAAQAAINPFVQLWQFIWEYPGMLLATAGTILLVMVVVTSIRKSRRKLRYESWHLLHLYGYLGVGLAIPHMLWTGADFLTSPVATAYWWSLWAVTAAAVLIWRLGIPAWRSWRQGLRVSSVRRDGSNGVEVRMTGRDVSRLRAEAGQFFVWRFLDGAGWTRGHPLSLAAAPTASELTISARIVGDGTRRMTTLKPGTRVMFEGPYGHMTESARSGTKLLMIGAGAGVAPLVSILEGAAFAPGAATLLTRDHSDAEALRLDAIARLVSQRGVRHFTLNGPRSRTGSAWLPAGVSANGRDVIRSLAPDLSAYDVYLCGPVPWMDEVKRDLRAAGVSSTRIHSEAFAV